A segment of the Odoribacter splanchnicus DSM 20712 genome:
ACCTTTCAGCATCTCTCTTTCTTCTTGAGTCAATGCTCCCTGAAATACACGAACCAGATCTTCATTTTTAGTTGCAATAGTACCACCCAACCCTTTATAACTCGGTAAAGCTGTCCCATCATCGTAATACATGGTTGTAGTAGTATCCACATTATTCACATTATTCACTTTAATAAGAATTTCATATTCAGTAGAACAATAGTAGCTTGCATTTTTACCCTTAACTATTGTCCCGGGTACATAAAGTGTCTGGGCAAAAAGATCGGTTATGCCCAATAAAAATACTAATATTAACATTTTTGTTTTCATGGCTTTCATTTTTTATTCACAAGTCTTTGCCAGATTTTTATTTGTATTCATATTCCTGGCAGAAGGGGATTCTTGGAAATCTTTATAAAAATCTATTTTTTTAAAAGCATTGATCGCCCTTTGATAGAAATCATTATAGGAGCCGGTATCTGTTATATTATATTTACTATCCATTGTATCAGATAACAGCATCATAATATTGAATATGGCATCGGCTAAAGGTACTTTTTTTCTTACAGCATACCTATAAACAGCCAAATGTGCTTCAATTTCCAGATTCAATTTTGCATCTTCATTATTCGTCTGCAGACTGTGTAAAAGTTCATGGAACAATGTCCTTTCCAAATCTTGATCTGTCACCTCAGATTCATTAAAATCTTTTATTGTCATTCGATTTGTTCCCGGATTATACAAGCCATTAGCTTTTATGTTCGGATCATGAACTATTGTTATGTTCTTGTCTTTCAATGCACCAATCATTTTTCCTCCCATACAGTCAGTATTCATACTTGCTAAGGCATCCTCGACTTTTTTCCATTGTGCGCTACTCAGAGAGGACGCACTGTTAAAAATAGCCTTGGATAAAGTACCCATCGACGAAGAAGAACCACCTCCAGGCGTCACTTCTCCGCCACCACCGCCTCCTCCCGGATTCGGATCAGGGTCGGGATCCGGGTATTCGTAACAGGTGCATTCCCACACTTTATGCTGACACCGGACACATCTGGTACAACTACAATACTTCTCTTTCTGACCACAATAAAAACACCGCGGACAAAAACAACCGTTTATCGCACCGCAATCCGGACAGGCAACAACGACAACCTCATCGTTGCAACCATAATGCGGACACTGGCCCTCGGGGTAACCGTGAGGACAGTAACCCGAACCGGCACCGCCACCTTCATCGAAAAGATAGGTGCCTGATCTGGTCTTCATCCCCTCCGCCAACCTGATCGTCGAATAATGATCATATTGCCCCTCTCCGGCATGTCCGGCTAATTCTGAATGCTTCATGACCAGCAAACGGCCTGATAAACAGCCGTCCGTATAACCGAAGGCTTTCACGAACTCACCTTCCAGCGTGGAGCAGAAAACCCGGCCGGTAAAATCACCGCCGCCAAGATAGCGAAAATTTTCCAAACTTTTCCCGATATTTCCACGGGCATCGGAAGATGGCACCAAAGTGATCACAAACATATCGGTCTCTCCGCTGCTACGACGGGCTATAACCAGACGACGGCGCGTAAAGGCCCGCTTCTGATAAAGCAATTTGCCCGACTTAATTACGCTCTCTACATACAAACTGAAAGTATTCGACTGAAGAGGCACTTCAACCAAACGAACACCGCTATGCCCCGACTCTATCGCCTTATCCCACTCAGGAATCAATTCAACTGCAGGCAAGGCAGAGGATTTCGCCGCTATCCGATCTGTAAAGCGTAAGGGAGCCAGATCGGTGGCATTTTCTTCAAAATAATAACGGGCATCCCTTATTCCAAAATCTTTAAACTCAACCTCTCCCGTTGTCGGAGGTATTCGTTCCAGCTCATCGGAACAGGAAATAAAGAAGGATAAGAATATCCCGAAAATCAATAATTTTTTTCTTTTCATAAATAATTTACATTTCATTCATTACTCACTTCATTCATTTTTTTTCTTTCATCAGCACCTCCTTTTTTTTAAATAAAACATACTCCATTTACCAAAAACAGATCTTACCATCCGTATAAGTAAAAATCCGTTCTTCCTTTCCGGTAGTCAAATCCCTTAACCATAGCAGGGCATTGGCAGGTATTTCACTGAATTCCACCCACCTTTCAGTAGCCTCCTTTACTCCCAGCGAACACCATCCCGAGCCGTCATGATAATTCAATTCATACCAATGGCCAGGATATACACTATTGCCATCGTTACGTAATAAACACTCTATACCCGACAAGGAAACTTTTTTGCCCATATCCCATTGTAAAATGTAATTCCGATCTGAAAAGGCATAAGAAATCGGATTATCATCGAAAGCAGGGGAAGAAGCGGTGAATCCCGGAACATTTTGCAGGGGTTTTATACTTTCCCCTTTCGCGTTATATAATACACATTCACCTACATAAAACGGCCTTCGGGAACATATTCTCCAGTATCGGTAGGATTGGGAAGAACCGGTTTTTATTTCAGCCCATTGCAATTCGGAGATATATTTAAACACGCCGATACTGTCTTTCCGTCGGAAAGAGGGATCATTGGAAGCTTCCACCACCGAATTCAAAAACGGTCGGTTGGCCGACCTTAGCATGAGCCTTGAAGGATACTTCCGTTTCAGTTTTAACGTGAGCAGGTGAGTGGTATCGGGTCGTAACAGCTGTACTTTTCCGGTCAAATCCAATAGAAAAGGATAAGAAACGGCAACGGCATCCCCGTCCGGATAAATCAACGGCAAATATACAATACCACACCCGACATCTTTAAAAAGGAACCGTCCTTCCCGAAGTCCGGCATAAGCGACAGGTTCCCATTTCAAGTCATTGAATACACCCAAATACCCATAGGTAACGGATACCGGTTTGAGGGGTGTCACCGGGACATCTTTCACCCGGGTATAGCAGGAAGTCACGTCCCGGTAAAAAGGACTTCGGAAAAAAGGAGGAATGTATTCACTTTTACCGGTGTCCGGAGCAGGATTACGGGTAAAAGTCTGGCGATAAATCTTCCCCTGTTTATTAACCTCAAATGCGAGACGTTGTATACTGTTCATCTGTCTGTTATCTATCATCACCGACCAGCAATGTCTGTCGTTCCGGGTCGGGAAAGCCGGATTCAGGTCCAGAGCAACCGGACACAGCGTAAGTCTGGCCAACCAGCTTCTGAGCATAGCCAGGCTCACACATCCCGTCAGATTATAGTTGATAAGATTTCCCCGGTACAATACTTTTGCCTCCCGGGGCATCCGGCCATTAAAAATCTGAGACAACCCGATGCCTGTTGCCACTTCGTTGCCGATATCGTCATAGTTCAGTAAATCGGCAATATCGGTGTGGAATATCGAATCCTGCAACCTGAAAAGTTGCTGGGGACGTTCGTGTCCAACCCGGTAGGGCAATACATACTCACACAATTGACCGAACAGCAAGTTTTTTAACCAGGGTCTTTTTCGGATGGCACGAAAAGCCGAATCGATATAAGTAATCAGAAAATTACTATCCAATTGTTCGATATCTTCATACCGCACCAACCCTTCCGTTGCACCGGGTTGTTGAAAGAATGCTTCGTACAAAGTCGCTTTAAAAATGAAGCTTTGTCCACAGTAAACCGAATCGATCCATTGTTTATAAACATCGAGGGCCTCTCCCTCATACCAGCCATGCCCCGGCATGTTAGCGATCAGATAGCAGGCAGCCCGGTATTTCAACGAATCGGCAGGATGCAAAGAATAATGTTTTAATACCTGCTCCAGCTGCATCCTGTTTTTCCCGCTTTTACTCAATGCCTGTTCCAATGGTGAGTCGGACGTACAGCTGATAAAAAAATAACTCCAGCACACAAAGAAAAAATAATATTTGCTCATATATGTCTTACTCTTTGGGTCGATAATTCTGTAAGAAAATTCTTGCCTGATTTCTAATCCGCAAAACCGAGGTATTGACTACTTTCACTTGCATAGACAACATATATTCGGCCTGTATGGCTGCCTGGCCGGGAGAGCCGTCAGCCCGGTAGAGATTGAACAAATGATAATGCGGAACTATATAGGCCGGAGTCATAAAAGAAGCGGAGAGATAAGCCTTTTCAGCTTCTGCATTCCTGCCAGCCTGCTGATAGCACATCCCCAAATCGCACACCAGCCGGGAGGATGGTTTTAAAGCACAGGCATTTTCCAGCACCGGCAGGGCTTCCGCATATTGCCGGTGATTGAATAATGTCTTTCCGTAACAAAGTACAAAATCAGCATTTCCCTGCAGATACCGGTAAGAGTTTATCATCCCTGTTCCGGTCAGAACCGATACATCCGATTGTGCTTCTGACAGAAGCCTGTCCGCCCTCTTTTCCTGCCTGTATTCAAAACAGATAAAGACCGGTAAGGAAAGAAGGAACAGGCCGGCAACAAATCTGTACCCGGTTTTCCATCTCCCCTTTTTTACAAGGACCGGAGACGATACATTTCCGGCAATTACAGCCAAAGCAGCAACAGCGATAGTTATAATCAAACCGATCGAAAAAGGGTAGCTGAAAAAACCGAAACTCAGGATTGCCAGAAATACGGAACCCGCATCCCGGGATTTTTGATTTCCACGGAAAGAGTGACGGCATCCGGTAAAAATCAGGAGAACAAAGAGAACAAAACCTGCAATTCCCGTTTCAAAAAGTATCCGGAGAAATTCGTTAAAAGCATATACATTATTTCCGGCAACGTTTGCATAAGCAGAAACGGAATGTTCCCTAAACCATCCGGCCTGTAAAGGCATATATAAAGCCTCGAGACTACCCTGGCCCCACCACAATGCTTCCGGCAGTTTACTTCCGATAACCTGCCAGATTAAAAATCTGCCTTGCACGGAGTCCGGCCGCATCCGGTATCCGGCATAGATTCCAATTAATAGAATGACCGACAGTAGTATAAACGACAAGTAGTTCGGATACCGGTATTTTTGCCGGGCTGCTTTCCACAGTATACCCATAACCAAAGCAATCCAGGATGCCCGGGAATTTATGGACAGTATACCATAAAGCAAAAGTAAAAAATTCAGCAACCAGCACACCTTCCACCCGATGCCGAACTCTTTCTTGAAAGAACAGATCCCTGCCAGAAAGGAAAGTACTAAAAACAATGCGAGTATAGAGGGATTGAAAAAACATCCCGT
Coding sequences within it:
- a CDS encoding O-antigen ligase family protein — translated: MKILRKRQFRLNELDLIFGLFVLYYGSRILITDRVFNPNVPLYTVMLLLLYVYARNIKSGNTFFILLFFAGGLQGIWYILQITDFLPSYHYLLKGTGCFFNPSILALFLVLSFLAGICSFKKEFGIGWKVCWLLNFLLLLYGILSINSRASWIALVMGILWKAARQKYRYPNYLSFILLSVILLIGIYAGYRMRPDSVQGRFLIWQVIGSKLPEALWWGQGSLEALYMPLQAGWFREHSVSAYANVAGNNVYAFNEFLRILFETGIAGFVLFVLLIFTGCRHSFRGNQKSRDAGSVFLAILSFGFFSYPFSIGLIITIAVAALAVIAGNVSSPVLVKKGRWKTGYRFVAGLFLLSLPVFICFEYRQEKRADRLLSEAQSDVSVLTGTGMINSYRYLQGNADFVLCYGKTLFNHRQYAEALPVLENACALKPSSRLVCDLGMCYQQAGRNAEAEKAYLSASFMTPAYIVPHYHLFNLYRADGSPGQAAIQAEYMLSMQVKVVNTSVLRIRNQARIFLQNYRPKE